The following proteins are encoded in a genomic region of Iodidimonas sp. SYSU 1G8:
- the wecB gene encoding UDP-N-acetylglucosamine 2-epimerase (non-hydrolyzing), whose translation MKILTVFGTRPEAIKMAPVVKALERSAVLDARVCVTSQHRQMLDQVLDLFDIRPHYDLNIMKAAQSLTDITSGVLAGLARVFEDWQPDRILVHGDTTTTFAASLAAYYRKIDVGHVEAGLRTGNRYSPWPEEMNRRLTGALADRHFAPTSRARDNLLRENTPEDAIYVTGNTVIDALHLTRDRLLADPDAIARYDERFGYLGDKRLVLVTGHRRESFGDGLRNMCQALADLAARGDVTVLYPVHLNPNVKGPVHEILGGLPDIHLVEPEDYLPFVYLMNRSALIITDSGGIQEEAPSLGKPVLVTRDTTERPEAVDAGTVLMTGTDRDRIVAEASRLLDEPARYRRMSQAHNPYGDGRAAGRIVGYLESLAGHGVMPEPWTDMAA comes from the coding sequence ATGAAGATTCTGACTGTTTTCGGAACGCGGCCCGAGGCGATCAAGATGGCGCCCGTGGTCAAGGCGCTCGAGCGCAGCGCGGTGCTAGACGCACGGGTCTGCGTGACCTCGCAGCACCGGCAGATGCTGGATCAGGTCCTCGATCTGTTCGATATCCGACCGCATTACGACCTCAACATCATGAAAGCGGCGCAGTCCCTGACCGATATCACATCTGGGGTCCTGGCTGGTCTGGCACGCGTGTTCGAGGACTGGCAGCCGGATCGCATCCTGGTTCACGGCGACACGACCACCACCTTCGCCGCTTCGCTCGCGGCCTATTATCGCAAGATCGACGTCGGCCATGTGGAGGCCGGCCTGCGAACCGGTAATCGATACAGTCCCTGGCCGGAAGAGATGAACCGGCGCCTGACGGGCGCGCTCGCGGACCGCCATTTCGCGCCGACAAGCCGGGCCCGGGACAATCTGTTGCGGGAGAACACGCCCGAAGACGCGATTTACGTCACCGGCAATACCGTGATCGACGCGCTCCATCTGACGCGGGATCGGCTGCTGGCCGACCCTGACGCCATCGCGCGGTATGACGAGCGCTTCGGCTATCTGGGCGACAAGCGGCTTGTCCTGGTGACCGGACACCGACGCGAGAGTTTCGGCGATGGGCTGCGCAACATGTGTCAGGCGCTGGCGGATCTGGCCGCGCGCGGCGATGTCACGGTGCTCTATCCGGTTCACCTCAACCCCAATGTCAAGGGACCGGTGCACGAGATCCTGGGCGGTTTGCCCGACATCCATCTCGTCGAGCCCGAGGATTATCTGCCCTTCGTCTACCTGATGAATCGCAGCGCGCTGATCATCACGGATTCCGGCGGCATCCAGGAGGAGGCGCCTTCACTGGGCAAACCGGTCCTGGTCACCCGCGACACCACGGAACGGCCGGAAGCGGTCGATGCCGGAACGGTGCTCATGACCGGGACGGACCGGGACCGCATCGTCGCCGAGGCTTCCCGCCTGCTCGACGAGCCGGCGCGCTACCGGCGCATGAGCCAGGCCCACAATCCCTATGGCGACGGCAGGGCGGCGGGCCGGATCGTCGGCTACCTTGAATCACTGGCGGGTCACGGCGTGATGCCTGAACCATGGACGGATATGGCGGCTTAA
- a CDS encoding NAD-dependent epimerase/dehydratase family protein produces the protein MAVLVTGVAGFIGFHVARTLLARGEEVVGIDNLNDYYSVALKESRLAELRPHNRFSFHKLDFSDDVTLMETLRDAGIDRIVHLGAQPGVRYSIEHPMAYAKANLVGHLSMLELARHTPGLKHFVYASSSSVYGGNAKQPFAETDPVEHPVSLYAATKRADELMSVSYAHLYGFPQTGLRFFTVYGPSGRPDMAVWLFTEALFQNKPIKLFDDGRLLRDFTYVDDIVAGVLAVLDGPPNGERPHRLYNIGNNKPEPVTKLLEIIEQAAGRKASVISEPMQPGDVPATYADIDAIRRDHGFEPTTPLEVGVPRFVDWYRRWRGL, from the coding sequence ATGGCCGTATTGGTTACCGGCGTCGCCGGCTTCATCGGCTTCCACGTCGCCCGCACCCTGCTGGCGCGCGGCGAGGAGGTTGTCGGCATCGATAACCTCAACGACTATTACAGCGTGGCCCTGAAGGAATCCCGGCTGGCCGAGTTGCGGCCCCACAACCGATTCAGTTTCCACAAACTGGATTTTTCCGACGATGTTACCCTGATGGAGACCCTGCGCGACGCCGGGATCGACCGGATCGTTCACCTGGGCGCGCAACCGGGCGTGCGCTATTCCATCGAACATCCCATGGCTTACGCGAAGGCCAATCTGGTCGGTCACCTGTCCATGCTGGAACTGGCGCGGCATACGCCGGGTCTGAAGCATTTCGTCTATGCCAGCTCGAGCTCGGTCTATGGCGGCAATGCGAAGCAGCCTTTCGCCGAGACCGATCCCGTAGAGCACCCGGTTTCGCTCTATGCCGCGACAAAGCGGGCAGACGAGCTGATGAGCGTCTCCTATGCCCATCTCTACGGCTTCCCGCAGACCGGTTTGCGCTTCTTCACGGTCTACGGCCCGTCCGGTCGTCCCGATATGGCCGTCTGGCTTTTTACCGAGGCGCTATTCCAGAACAAGCCGATCAAGCTGTTCGATGATGGCCGCCTGTTGCGCGACTTCACCTATGTGGACGACATCGTCGCAGGCGTCCTCGCCGTGCTGGATGGACCGCCGAACGGGGAACGGCCGCACCGCCTCTACAACATCGGCAACAACAAGCCCGAGCCTGTCACCAAGCTGTTGGAGATCATCGAGCAGGCCGCGGGACGCAAGGCGTCCGTGATCAGCGAACCCATGCAGCCGGGCGACGTGCCAGCGACCTACGCCGACATCGACGCCATCAGGCGCGACCACGGGTTCGAGCCGACTACCCCGCTCGAGGTCGGCGTGCCGCGCTTCGTCGACTGGTACAGGCGCTGGCGCGGCCTCTGA
- a CDS encoding YdcF family protein: MRMLWIIFQPSNSLFIMAVLGGVLWLTGWHATAKWLLALTGMVFAAIMLTPLASYLTVTLETRFPHPPLPARVDGIISLGGAVNTNTTERWGRPQLNDRVERLTEAAALSRRYPDATLLISGGHWNPKDKLSEADVARRLFDEIGLPLENAVFEDRSTTTWENALMSRELVKPQPGQTWLLVTSAYHMPRAVGIFRRLGWDVVPFPVDYYTDGTISGDSFSSIGFRLAAMDFIVREWAALVAYRLQDRTSALFPR, translated from the coding sequence ATGCGCATGCTGTGGATCATCTTCCAGCCGAGCAACTCGCTGTTCATCATGGCCGTGCTGGGCGGCGTGTTATGGCTGACCGGATGGCACGCCACGGCTAAGTGGTTGCTCGCGCTGACCGGAATGGTCTTCGCCGCGATCATGCTGACGCCGCTGGCGTCCTACCTGACCGTTACCCTCGAGACCCGCTTTCCCCATCCCCCACTGCCCGCCAGGGTCGACGGCATCATCAGCCTGGGCGGCGCCGTCAACACCAACACCACGGAACGCTGGGGCCGACCGCAGCTGAACGACAGGGTCGAACGGCTGACCGAAGCGGCCGCCTTGTCGCGCCGCTATCCGGACGCCACGCTGCTGATCTCGGGTGGACACTGGAACCCAAAGGACAAGCTGAGCGAAGCCGACGTGGCGCGCCGGCTGTTCGACGAGATCGGCCTGCCCCTCGAGAACGCGGTCTTCGAGGACCGGTCGACGACGACCTGGGAAAATGCGCTGATGAGCCGGGAACTGGTCAAGCCGCAGCCTGGGCAAACCTGGCTGCTGGTGACCTCGGCCTACCACATGCCTCGCGCGGTCGGAATTTTCCGGCGACTGGGCTGGGATGTGGTGCCCTTCCCGGTCGACTACTACACCGACGGCACGATTTCCGGCGACAGCTTCAGCAGCATCGGATTCCGGCTCGCCGCGATGGACTTCATCGTTCGGGAATGGGCGGCGCTTGTCGCCTATCGCTTGCAGGACCGGACCAGCGCGCTGTTTCCGCGCTGA
- a CDS encoding dienelactone hydrolase family protein — protein sequence MKIFHLVTIALALSFAACATDARQASALSDIELTWHNALSAVPEALGGGGITRISDAKRQAQLDIADRKFPVVVYMHGCTGFADEDRGLIRKIAAAGYVVVAPDSMARKYRPLQCSSWDKKGGVNLFVFDFRQAEINFALQEMVGNKWADWDNLFIVGVSEGGLAAAHFRGDIFRARVITQWTCHGSTWVRGIDGPDTTPILSVVRKNDPWYDAENSKQAGDCGAFFGDKRPGSKSLVLERGSSHSVIGDDGVVAEIIGFLGRNRK from the coding sequence TTGAAAATTTTCCATCTGGTTACCATCGCCCTTGCCTTGTCGTTCGCCGCCTGCGCGACCGATGCCAGGCAGGCCAGCGCGCTCTCCGATATCGAACTGACTTGGCACAATGCGCTCAGCGCGGTGCCGGAGGCGCTCGGCGGGGGCGGGATCACACGGATTTCCGACGCCAAGCGTCAGGCGCAGCTGGACATCGCGGACCGCAAGTTTCCCGTGGTGGTCTACATGCACGGCTGTACCGGTTTCGCGGATGAGGATCGCGGGCTGATCCGCAAGATCGCCGCCGCCGGTTACGTGGTCGTTGCGCCGGACAGCATGGCGCGAAAGTATCGCCCGCTGCAGTGCTCGTCGTGGGACAAGAAGGGCGGCGTCAACCTGTTCGTCTTCGACTTTCGTCAGGCCGAGATCAATTTCGCCCTGCAGGAAATGGTCGGCAACAAATGGGCCGACTGGGACAATCTGTTCATTGTCGGCGTCAGCGAGGGCGGCCTCGCCGCCGCGCATTTCCGCGGCGACATCTTCCGCGCGCGGGTGATCACCCAGTGGACCTGCCATGGTTCGACGTGGGTGCGCGGCATTGATGGGCCAGATACGACGCCGATCCTGTCCGTCGTGCGCAAGAACGACCCGTGGTACGATGCCGAAAACAGCAAGCAGGCGGGCGATTGCGGCGCCTTCTTCGGCGACAAACGTCCAGGTTCGAAATCGCTGGTGCTGGAGCGCGGATCCAGCCATTCCGTGATTGGCGACGATGGCGTCGTCGCCGAGATCATCGGCTTTCTCGGCCGGAACCGGAAATAG
- a CDS encoding 4-(cytidine 5'-diphospho)-2-C-methyl-D-erythritol kinase codes for MDTASAGTVLAETAWAKLNLYLHVTRIRDDGYHELDSLFVFTDIGDRLSVEPADTLSLALDGPFAGDIPASDDNLVLRAARALSDIAGPARQGALIRLTKNLPVASGIGGGSADAAAALRLLNRVWGLGLLPPALERIGEGLGADIPACVRSIPTQVSGIGEILTDAAPLPPCWVVLVNPGVAVATPAVFRRFDADVTAFRAPAPLPAADRASALAGALRERHNDLQPPAIALAPVILDVLAALETQDGCLMARMSGSGATCFGLFPDSSSAARAAGILGARNALWWTAHGVLRSGGG; via the coding sequence TTGGACACGGCATCCGCAGGCACCGTGCTGGCTGAAACGGCATGGGCCAAGCTCAACCTTTATCTCCACGTCACCCGCATTCGCGATGATGGCTATCATGAGCTCGACAGCCTGTTCGTCTTCACGGATATCGGCGACCGCTTGAGCGTCGAGCCTGCCGATACTCTGTCGCTGGCCTTGGACGGTCCATTCGCAGGTGACATTCCGGCCAGTGACGACAATCTGGTGCTGCGCGCGGCACGCGCATTATCGGACATCGCCGGTCCGGCGCGGCAGGGGGCGCTGATCCGCCTGACCAAGAACCTGCCCGTTGCCTCAGGCATCGGCGGCGGCTCGGCGGACGCGGCCGCTGCCTTGCGGTTGCTGAACCGCGTCTGGGGGCTGGGTCTGCTTCCGCCAGCGCTGGAGCGGATCGGCGAAGGACTGGGCGCCGACATTCCCGCCTGCGTGCGCAGTATCCCGACCCAGGTGTCCGGGATCGGCGAAATCCTCACGGACGCGGCGCCGTTGCCGCCTTGCTGGGTCGTGCTGGTGAATCCCGGCGTCGCTGTTGCCACGCCGGCCGTCTTCAGGCGTTTCGACGCCGATGTCACCGCGTTTCGTGCACCGGCGCCGCTGCCCGCCGCGGACCGCGCCTCGGCCCTGGCTGGCGCCTTGCGCGAGCGCCACAACGATCTCCAGCCACCGGCCATTGCCCTGGCGCCCGTCATTCTGGACGTGCTCGCCGCGCTGGAGACGCAGGACGGCTGTCTGATGGCGCGAATGTCCGGCAGCGGGGCCACCTGTTTCGGTCTTTTTCCGGATTCGTCCTCCGCCGCGCGTGCCGCCGGGATACTCGGAGCCCGAAACGCGTTGTGGTGGACGGCGCATGGCGTGCTTCGGAGTGGCGGCGGCTGA
- a CDS encoding tetratricopeptide repeat protein produces the protein MIGKAADAAEAADAKAFGDYLSGRFAIVNRDTEAAADYYIRAVAGDPNNTELVHQAFTIAIAGGRHDDAVRMAQRLADLKEKPTGLTDLVLLADDLKRDKLAEARTRIDGMARNGIVELMAPVISAWIDAAEGKTDDALADLDQLAANKGFVIFMKTHRAYILDFAGRVEEATAAYDEAIALQKGADLRLVLAYGRFLERHGKTDQAKAVYAAYLHSYPSNVLIEAAQQGVRDDGALYPVIKTAADGAAEAFFSTGRALAQERSRGSAVMYLQLALALKPHFPVANLLLGDVFDRDGQYDEALAAYKAVMDDPVLGWDARFEAALLYNQMDKPEKSIEALQGMLAERPESLNVLTSLADTLRSEERFPEARAAYDKVMAKIGTPAERHWALFYARGITFERMEMWQEAEADFRKALQLSPDQPLVLNYLGYSLIEQGVKLDEALVMIQKAVEQRPDDGYIVDSLGWALYRLGRYTEAVEWLEKAAALIPEDPTINDHLGDAYWQAGRRLDATFQWRHAAAMKPEAEELVKIEAKIKSGLDTEKRSEK, from the coding sequence GTGATCGGCAAAGCGGCTGACGCCGCGGAAGCGGCGGACGCCAAGGCTTTCGGCGACTACCTCTCCGGCCGCTTCGCCATCGTCAACCGCGACACGGAAGCGGCGGCTGACTACTACATCCGGGCGGTCGCGGGCGATCCCAACAACACAGAACTGGTGCATCAGGCCTTCACCATCGCCATCGCGGGCGGCCGTCACGACGACGCGGTGCGCATGGCCCAGCGTCTCGCGGACCTGAAGGAAAAGCCCACCGGTCTGACCGATCTGGTCCTGCTGGCGGATGATCTGAAGCGCGACAAGCTCGCCGAGGCGCGCACGCGGATCGACGGTATGGCGCGTAATGGTATCGTCGAGCTGATGGCCCCGGTCATCTCCGCCTGGATCGACGCGGCGGAAGGCAAGACGGACGACGCGCTGGCGGATCTGGACCAGCTTGCCGCGAACAAGGGCTTCGTGATTTTCATGAAGACCCACCGCGCCTACATCCTCGATTTCGCCGGTCGGGTCGAGGAGGCCACGGCCGCCTATGACGAGGCCATCGCGCTGCAGAAGGGCGCTGATCTGCGCCTTGTGCTGGCCTATGGCCGTTTCCTCGAGCGGCACGGCAAGACTGATCAGGCCAAGGCGGTCTATGCCGCCTATCTGCATTCCTATCCGAGCAACGTTCTCATCGAAGCCGCCCAGCAGGGCGTGCGCGATGACGGCGCGCTCTATCCGGTCATCAAGACCGCAGCCGATGGCGCGGCCGAAGCCTTCTTCAGCACCGGCCGTGCATTGGCGCAGGAGCGTTCGCGCGGTTCCGCCGTCATGTATCTTCAGTTGGCGCTGGCGCTGAAGCCCCATTTCCCGGTGGCGAATCTGCTGCTCGGTGACGTGTTCGACCGGGACGGACAGTACGACGAGGCGCTTGCCGCGTATAAGGCCGTCATGGATGACCCGGTTCTCGGCTGGGACGCCCGCTTCGAGGCCGCACTGCTCTATAACCAGATGGACAAGCCCGAGAAATCGATCGAGGCGCTCCAGGGCATGCTCGCCGAGCGACCCGAAAGCCTGAACGTTCTTACGTCGCTGGCCGATACGCTGCGCAGCGAGGAGCGGTTTCCCGAGGCGCGTGCCGCCTATGACAAGGTCATGGCCAAGATCGGGACCCCGGCGGAACGTCACTGGGCGCTGTTCTATGCGCGTGGCATCACTTTCGAACGGATGGAAATGTGGCAGGAGGCCGAGGCCGATTTCCGCAAGGCGCTGCAATTGTCGCCCGATCAGCCGCTCGTGCTCAACTATCTGGGCTACAGCCTGATCGAACAGGGCGTCAAGCTGGACGAGGCGCTCGTCATGATCCAGAAGGCGGTCGAGCAGCGGCCTGACGATGGGTACATCGTCGACAGCCTCGGGTGGGCGCTGTATCGACTGGGCCGCTATACGGAAGCCGTCGAATGGCTGGAGAAGGCCGCCGCGCTGATTCCGGAGGATCCGACCATCAACGATCATCTGGGCGATGCGTACTGGCAGGCTGGCCGCCGCCTCGATGCGACCTTCCAGTGGCGTCATGCCGCGGCGATGAAACCCGAGGCCGAGGAACTGGTGAAGATCGAGGCCAAGATCAAATCGGGCCTCGACACCGAAAAGCGCAGCGAGAAGTAA
- a CDS encoding electron transfer flavoprotein-ubiquinone oxidoreductase, with product MERESMEFDVVIVGAGPAGLAAAIRLKQLCQQNDVDFSVCVIEKGSEVGAHILSGAVFEPRALSELLPDWKERGAPLETPCKQDKFMYLTEKGSVSFPTFIMPPVLHNDGNYIVSLANVCRWLATQAEEHGVEIYPGFAAAEVLYHEDGSIKGVATGDMGVHRDGTHGPNYTQGIELHAKYTFFAEGARGSLTRQLTDKFGLRDGIGPQKFGIGIKELWEIDPSKHKPGYVQHTFGWPMDMNTYGGSFLYHFGENLVSVGFVMGLDYANPYLSPYDEFQRYKSHPDIRPTFEGGKRIAYGARALTAGGFQSVPKLAFPGGLLIGCTAGFMNVPKIKGSNNAMKTGMLAAEAAFEALKRGSEGHDTLSSYVTAYENSWVYEDLKAVRNVKPAFAYGLIPGVLMTGIGGWLGGKLPFTLKHKKADHEGLRPKTEFQPIAYPKPDGVVTFDKLSSVFISNTNHEEDQPIHLTLKDPSVPIEVNLAKYDAPEQRYCPAGVYEIVRDDGGANPRLQINAQNCVHCKTCDIKDPTQNIVWVTPEGGGGPNYPNM from the coding sequence ATGGAACGTGAATCGATGGAGTTCGACGTGGTCATCGTCGGCGCCGGTCCCGCGGGACTGGCAGCGGCGATCCGGTTGAAACAGCTGTGCCAACAGAACGACGTCGATTTCAGCGTCTGCGTCATCGAGAAGGGTTCGGAAGTCGGCGCGCATATCCTGTCCGGCGCGGTGTTCGAGCCGCGCGCGCTCAGCGAGTTGCTGCCCGATTGGAAAGAGCGTGGCGCACCGCTCGAGACGCCCTGCAAGCAGGACAAATTCATGTACCTGACCGAAAAGGGCTCGGTCAGTTTCCCCACCTTCATCATGCCGCCCGTATTGCACAATGACGGCAATTACATCGTGTCCCTCGCCAATGTCTGCCGCTGGCTGGCGACCCAGGCCGAGGAACATGGCGTCGAGATCTATCCGGGTTTCGCCGCCGCCGAGGTGCTCTATCACGAAGATGGCAGCATCAAGGGCGTCGCGACCGGCGACATGGGCGTCCACCGCGACGGCACGCACGGGCCGAACTATACCCAGGGCATCGAGCTGCATGCGAAGTACACCTTCTTCGCGGAAGGCGCGCGTGGCTCCCTGACCCGGCAGCTGACCGACAAGTTTGGCCTGCGCGACGGCATCGGCCCGCAGAAGTTCGGCATCGGCATCAAGGAACTGTGGGAGATCGATCCCTCCAAGCACAAGCCCGGCTACGTCCAGCACACCTTCGGGTGGCCGATGGACATGAACACCTATGGCGGCTCGTTTCTCTACCATTTCGGCGAGAACCTGGTGTCCGTGGGCTTCGTGATGGGCCTGGACTATGCCAATCCCTATCTGTCTCCCTATGACGAATTCCAGCGCTACAAGAGCCATCCGGATATCCGGCCGACCTTCGAGGGCGGCAAGCGCATCGCCTATGGCGCGCGTGCCCTGACCGCGGGCGGTTTCCAGTCCGTGCCGAAACTGGCCTTCCCGGGCGGCCTGCTGATCGGCTGCACCGCCGGTTTCATGAACGTGCCGAAGATCAAGGGCTCCAACAATGCCATGAAGACCGGCATGCTGGCCGCCGAGGCGGCGTTCGAGGCGCTCAAGCGCGGCTCGGAAGGGCACGATACGCTGAGTTCCTATGTGACGGCCTATGAGAATTCCTGGGTCTACGAGGATCTGAAGGCGGTCCGTAACGTGAAGCCGGCGTTCGCCTATGGCCTCATTCCCGGCGTGCTCATGACCGGAATCGGCGGCTGGCTGGGCGGTAAGCTGCCTTTCACGCTGAAGCACAAGAAGGCCGACCACGAAGGTCTGCGCCCGAAGACTGAATTCCAGCCCATCGCCTATCCCAAGCCGGACGGCGTCGTGACCTTCGACAAGCTGTCCTCGGTGTTCATTTCGAACACCAATCACGAGGAAGACCAGCCGATCCACCTGACGCTGAAGGATCCCAGCGTTCCGATCGAGGTCAATCTGGCCAAGTACGACGCGCCGGAACAGCGTTATTGCCCGGCCGGTGTGTACGAAATCGTGCGCGATGATGGCGGGGCTAATCCGAGATTGCAGATCAACGCGCAAAATTGTGTGCACTGCAAGACTTGCGATATCAAGGATCCCACGCAAAATATTGTGTGGGTCACGCCCGAAGGCGGCGGCGGACCAAATTACCCGAACATGTAA
- a CDS encoding DUF1244 domain-containing protein, whose protein sequence is MDAVTQTELEAAAFRRLVEHLRERTDVQNIDLMNLAGFCRNCLSNWYQEAASERGVPMDKGTAREVVYGMPYEEWKAKHQSEVAPEKLAGFQPHNH, encoded by the coding sequence ATGGACGCCGTCACGCAGACAGAACTGGAAGCCGCCGCTTTCCGCCGCCTGGTCGAACATCTGCGCGAGCGTACAGACGTGCAAAACATCGACCTGATGAACCTGGCCGGTTTCTGCCGGAACTGCCTGTCCAACTGGTATCAGGAAGCTGCCAGTGAACGCGGCGTGCCGATGGACAAGGGCACCGCGCGTGAAGTGGTCTACGGCATGCCCTATGAGGAATGGAAGGCCAAGCACCAGTCCGAGGTAGCGCCGGAGAAGCTGGCTGGATTCCAGCCGCACAACCACTGA
- a CDS encoding uracil-DNA glycosylase has product MMEDRDALLALLRWQVEMGADEAIGDAPVNRLAEPVSREPAEPRSPTPAASGGMPERARAPSSLPLEPVQESVSAARRIADACATLEDLRAALGEFDQCTLKATATNLVFADGNPASGLMFIGEAPGADEDRQGTPFVGQSGKLLDKMLAAIGRDRRSAYITNITFWRPPGNRAPTTLEAELCLPFLERHIQLVQPRLIVLLGKSAAATILETQEGITRIRGKWRSYGKNGLDVPVLPTYHPAYLLRQPSAKRDAWQDFLKVKTRLESLDTPQ; this is encoded by the coding sequence ATGATGGAAGATCGAGACGCCCTGCTTGCCCTGCTGCGCTGGCAGGTCGAGATGGGCGCCGATGAAGCCATTGGCGACGCGCCGGTCAATCGCCTTGCCGAGCCCGTGAGCCGGGAACCGGCCGAACCGCGCTCGCCGACGCCTGCCGCTTCAGGTGGCATGCCGGAGCGCGCCCGCGCTCCGTCCTCGCTGCCCCTGGAACCCGTGCAGGAATCCGTCTCGGCGGCGCGACGCATCGCCGACGCCTGCGCCACGCTGGAGGATCTGCGCGCCGCGCTGGGTGAATTCGACCAATGCACGCTGAAGGCGACCGCCACCAATCTGGTTTTCGCCGACGGAAATCCGGCCAGCGGACTGATGTTCATCGGCGAGGCGCCGGGTGCCGACGAGGACCGCCAGGGCACACCCTTCGTGGGCCAGAGCGGCAAGCTGCTGGACAAGATGCTGGCCGCCATCGGCCGCGACCGCCGATCGGCCTACATCACCAACATCACCTTCTGGCGACCGCCGGGGAACCGGGCGCCGACGACACTCGAGGCCGAACTGTGCCTTCCCTTTCTCGAGCGTCATATCCAGCTCGTACAGCCCCGGCTCATCGTTCTCCTGGGAAAATCTGCCGCCGCAACGATCCTTGAAACGCAGGAAGGGATCACTCGCATCCGGGGAAAATGGCGCAGTTACGGCAAGAACGGGCTCGACGTACCGGTCCTGCCTACCTACCATCCAGCCTATCTGCTGCGTCAGCCTTCGGCGAAGCGCGACGCCTGGCAGGATTTCCTCAAGGTGAAAACCCGGCTGGAATCACTCGACACCCCTCAGTAA